In the Nitrospirales bacterium LBB_01 genome, one interval contains:
- the pseI gene encoding pseudaminic acid synthase, translating to MQHITISGRSVGAGDPVFIVAELSANHRQDLDIALKTIEAVKDVGADAVKFQTYKSDTITLDCCNDYFKIKQGTIWDGKTLHELYSEAFTPWEWFPQLVKKALDVGLIWFSSPFDKTSVDFLENLNVPAYKIASFEITDLPLIEYVASKGKPVIISTGVATFDEIVEAHQSCKKAGNDKIAFLKCSSVYPTPYSEINLKTIQHLRETLNTVTGLSDHTPGISAPIAATALGAHIIEKHFILDKALGGPDSAFSLDPEAFRRMVNGIRETEAALGNVTYDISSAVKKSREHARSLFVVKDMRAHEAFTTENVQSIRPAYGLPPKYLTEILTKRAKVDIKRGTPLSWDIVED from the coding sequence ATGCAGCATATAACCATAAGCGGCAGAAGTGTTGGGGCAGGCGACCCCGTCTTTATCGTGGCAGAGCTATCGGCTAACCACAGACAAGACCTTGATATTGCACTTAAAACCATAGAGGCGGTAAAAGATGTTGGCGCTGATGCGGTGAAATTTCAAACATATAAATCCGACACAATCACTTTAGACTGCTGCAATGACTACTTCAAGATTAAGCAGGGAACCATCTGGGATGGTAAAACTCTGCATGAGCTATACTCGGAGGCATTTACCCCGTGGGAGTGGTTCCCGCAATTAGTGAAAAAAGCGCTGGATGTTGGTCTCATCTGGTTTTCTTCACCGTTTGATAAGACATCGGTGGATTTTCTTGAAAACCTAAACGTGCCGGCTTATAAGATAGCATCCTTTGAGATTACAGATTTGCCTCTAATTGAATACGTTGCAAGTAAAGGAAAGCCGGTAATAATCTCAACCGGTGTTGCAACATTTGATGAGATAGTGGAGGCACATCAGTCCTGTAAAAAGGCTGGAAATGACAAAATAGCGTTCCTTAAGTGTTCAAGCGTTTACCCAACTCCGTATAGCGAGATAAATTTAAAAACCATCCAACATTTAAGAGAAACCCTAAACACAGTAACGGGGCTATCTGACCACACACCAGGCATAAGTGCGCCGATAGCAGCAACAGCCTTAGGAGCACATATAATAGAGAAACATTTCATATTGGATAAAGCACTGGGTGGGCCTGATTCGGCGTTTTCGCTTGACCCTGAGGCATTTCGCCGTATGGTTAACGGCATAAGGGAGACGGAGGCAGCGCTTGGTAACGTAACATACGATATTTCCTCAGCCGTTAAAAAAAGCCGTGAACATGCGCGCTCACTGTTTGTCGTCAAAGATATGCGCGCTCACGAGGCATTTACAACGGAAAATGTACAATCCATAAGACCGGCCTATGGGCTTCCGCCAAAATATTTAACCGAGATACTCACAAAGCGGGCAAAAGTAGATATTAAAAGAGGCACACCGCTTAGCTGGGATATTGTTGAAGATTGA
- a CDS encoding HAD family hydrolase: MDFYKAAIFDIDDTLYPEMMFVRSGFRVVAEYLGREFSEDSDFIFSRMLEILKSDGRGKVFDNILYEIGKLSCENVLTLLYLYRNHKPDIQLYDDVVPVIKKLRNSGVKTAVITDGMTSVQQNKVNALKIQPLFDVIIYTDSLGANYWKPSHVPFQIALNILGLSSSSGCVYVGDNPTKDFIGAEACGIQGIQIVRDDENLINPEIAPVKSNGHRVIIRSLTEYFR, from the coding sequence ATGGATTTTTACAAAGCGGCAATTTTTGATATTGACGACACTCTCTATCCTGAGATGATGTTCGTAAGGAGCGGTTTTAGGGTTGTCGCAGAGTACTTAGGCAGGGAGTTTTCTGAGGACAGTGATTTCATATTCAGCCGGATGCTTGAAATTCTAAAATCTGACGGGCGCGGTAAGGTGTTTGACAATATCCTTTATGAAATCGGTAAATTAAGCTGTGAAAATGTGCTTACGCTCCTCTACCTATACAGAAACCATAAGCCTGACATCCAGCTCTATGATGATGTGGTGCCGGTAATTAAAAAACTGCGTAATTCCGGCGTAAAGACAGCCGTCATTACCGATGGAATGACCTCTGTACAGCAAAATAAGGTTAACGCACTTAAGATTCAGCCCTTGTTTGATGTAATAATTTACACAGATAGTCTCGGTGCTAATTACTGGAAACCATCGCATGTACCTTTTCAGATTGCGCTTAACATCCTCGGTTTAAGCTCATCCTCTGGGTGTGTGTATGTTGGCGATAATCCGACAAAGGATTTTATCGGAGCTGAGGCATGTGGCATACAAGGGATTCAGATAGTAAGAGATGACGAAAACCTCATAAATCCAGAAATTGCACCTGTAAAATCTAATGGACACCGTGTTATCATAAGAAGTCTTACGGAGTATTTCCGTTAA
- a CDS encoding sigma-70 family RNA polymerase sigma factor yields the protein MKEKDIFEEIISIGKKRGTLTFDEINDALPSEYFSPDEIEDLMDLLQDMGVKVVDQERAAAMIEAEEEVEGYEKTEDLVQAYFHSMGDISILSKDEETELAKSLEEGREIIKEIVVSLPLFKKFEDGLDLSDDTLLEDERAEEALKMTLERLEEISEGVRILENTINTYGSLKEIKRLVAAKQFEGAEHEQTLKEIIGECKRMENEMGIKIDLFKKHWERLSRAHELVSKAKNELITRNLRLVVNIAKNYVGRGLPLLDLIQEGNIGLMKAVDKFKYEKGFKFSTYATWWIRQAITRALIDQTKTIRVPVHMMEFYNRVTKVSREITQLLGREPTNEEIAQKLEVPLKKVEEVFRAIQDPIALQTPVGDEDTELEDFIGDKNSPSPFTDAEKSEASEYVQKVLRTLSAKEEKVIRMRFGIGVDRDHTLEEVGRHLSITRERVRQIEAKALRKLKHPSRLRALKILTS from the coding sequence ATGAAGGAAAAGGACATATTTGAAGAGATAATAAGCATAGGCAAAAAGCGCGGTACGTTGACGTTTGACGAGATAAATGATGCGTTGCCCTCGGAGTATTTTTCACCGGATGAGATAGAAGACTTGATGGACCTTCTGCAGGATATGGGAGTGAAGGTCGTCGATCAGGAGCGGGCTGCCGCCATGATAGAGGCTGAGGAGGAGGTTGAAGGATACGAAAAGACTGAAGACCTCGTACAGGCATATTTTCACTCAATGGGTGATATCTCCATACTAAGCAAAGATGAGGAGACAGAACTTGCAAAAAGTCTTGAAGAGGGGCGTGAAATTATCAAAGAAATTGTAGTGTCGCTTCCTCTTTTTAAGAAGTTTGAAGATGGTCTTGACCTTAGCGACGACACTCTCCTTGAAGATGAACGGGCAGAGGAGGCGCTTAAGATGACACTTGAACGTCTTGAGGAAATTTCCGAGGGCGTCCGAATTCTTGAAAACACGATAAACACATACGGCTCACTTAAGGAAATAAAGCGGCTTGTCGCCGCAAAGCAGTTTGAGGGAGCTGAGCATGAGCAGACACTTAAAGAGATAATCGGTGAGTGCAAAAGAATGGAAAATGAGATGGGCATTAAGATAGACCTCTTTAAAAAGCACTGGGAACGGCTCTCACGCGCTCATGAGTTGGTAAGCAAAGCAAAGAACGAGCTTATTACAAGAAACCTGCGGCTTGTCGTAAACATTGCTAAAAACTATGTGGGCAGAGGACTTCCTCTTCTTGATTTAATTCAGGAGGGCAACATTGGGCTTATGAAAGCCGTCGATAAGTTTAAATATGAAAAAGGTTTCAAATTCAGCACTTATGCCACATGGTGGATTCGTCAGGCTATAACGAGGGCGCTTATTGATCAAACAAAGACAATACGCGTACCCGTTCACATGATGGAGTTTTATAACCGTGTCACAAAGGTGTCACGAGAGATAACACAGTTGTTGGGGCGAGAGCCGACAAATGAGGAAATTGCTCAAAAGCTTGAAGTGCCGCTTAAAAAAGTTGAGGAGGTTTTTAGAGCCATTCAGGACCCAATTGCGCTTCAAACTCCGGTTGGGGACGAAGACACAGAGCTTGAAGACTTTATCGGAGATAAAAACAGTCCTTCTCCGTTTACTGATGCCGAAAAAAGCGAGGCCTCTGAGTATGTTCAAAAAGTGTTGAGAACTCTTTCCGCTAAAGAGGAGAAAGTTATAAGGATGCGCTTTGGTATTGGCGTTGACAGAGACCACACGTTAGAAGAGGTCGGCAGGCATCTTTCTATAACAAGGGAGCGGGTCAGACAGATTGAGGCTAAAGCGCTGAGAAAGTTAAAACATCCAAGCAGACTAAGAGCGCTTAAGATTTTAACGTCCTGA
- a CDS encoding ATP-grasp domain-containing protein, translated as MNVLITSASKKVWLIKAFQKALALEGGGLVYAVDISPNAPALYFADKHSLCLKDSDPAFISSLLSLCKANQISLVIPTRDEELPIFSKVKDEFQKEGISIMTASPTTIDICQDKKMFIEFCNQHGFNTPLTYDAATINETPNKIAFPVFVKPIRGKGGANIAKIKSLSELRMFIAIAGDDFIIQKYIKAPEYTIDLFSDLLGNVISVVPRVRIMVFGGESYVSKTHLDQRIIAESTRLAKELNLIGHNTIQCFLEKGRVLFIEVNPRYGGGAALSIEAGADTPRYMIKLLKGGTIDPHKLNFTDNLYMLRYTGELYMKEKDLCS; from the coding sequence GGGTGGAGGACTGGTTTATGCCGTTGATATTAGCCCTAATGCGCCAGCGCTTTACTTTGCCGATAAGCATTCGCTTTGTCTAAAGGACTCAGACCCAGCGTTTATCAGTTCTCTGTTATCGCTGTGTAAAGCAAATCAAATCAGTCTTGTCATTCCAACAAGGGATGAGGAGCTTCCAATTTTTTCTAAGGTTAAAGACGAATTCCAAAAAGAGGGAATTTCTATCATGACAGCTTCGCCAACAACCATTGACATCTGTCAGGATAAGAAAATGTTTATTGAATTTTGTAACCAGCACGGCTTTAACACTCCACTTACTTATGATGCCGCCACAATCAACGAAACACCCAATAAAATTGCTTTTCCGGTTTTTGTTAAACCAATTCGTGGTAAGGGTGGAGCAAATATCGCAAAAATCAAATCGCTGAGTGAGCTTCGGATGTTTATTGCGATAGCCGGCGATGATTTTATAATTCAAAAGTATATTAAAGCCCCTGAATATACGATTGACCTGTTTTCAGACTTATTGGGCAATGTCATATCGGTAGTGCCAAGGGTGCGGATTATGGTTTTTGGCGGAGAGTCGTACGTCTCTAAAACTCATTTAGACCAAAGAATAATCGCTGAGTCAACACGACTTGCGAAAGAACTCAACCTTATTGGACATAACACGATACAGTGTTTTTTAGAGAAAGGCAGAGTACTTTTTATAGAGGTAAACCCACGATATGGCGGCGGTGCGGCTCTAAGCATAGAGGCAGGCGCCGACACACCACGCTATATGATAAAACTCCTGAAAGGCGGCACAATTGACCCTCATAAGCTCAACTTTACCGATAACCTCTACATGCTCAGATACACCGGTGAGTTATACATGAAGGAAAAGGATTTATGCAGTTGA